From a single Paraburkholderia sp. D15 genomic region:
- a CDS encoding LysR family transcriptional regulator, whose translation MTDRSSLLPALTLRQIQYFVTLAHARSFTQAAQSLALTQPALTAAIRQIEFLLGGPLFARSAHRLTLTHAGASVLPLAERLLNQARGTFDDMASTFAERVQTVRIGLIPSAAARLLPALASLRVQQPSLRFTLNDMPNTALLAAVREGAVDFGIGVHEPDAPATERDGDAALRYQDLFEDQIVVVVRRDDPLAQKKSLAWAKLVGRDLAAFVRGSVSEALQRTGGAEGLQLNVAYRVEYTEPLYELVRNRLAIAVLPSLYTMHLHDAELIALRLDKPRVARSIALVSLDGEDRGPHVRACREWLVARI comes from the coding sequence ATGACTGACCGTTCGTCCCTGCTGCCCGCGCTCACGTTGCGGCAAATCCAGTACTTCGTCACGCTCGCGCACGCGCGCAGCTTCACGCAGGCCGCGCAGTCGCTCGCGCTGACGCAGCCCGCGCTGACCGCGGCGATCCGGCAGATCGAATTCCTGCTCGGCGGCCCGCTGTTCGCGCGTTCCGCGCACCGCCTGACGCTCACGCATGCGGGCGCCAGCGTGCTGCCGCTCGCCGAACGCCTGCTCAACCAGGCGCGCGGCACCTTCGACGACATGGCCAGCACCTTCGCCGAACGCGTGCAGACGGTGCGCATTGGCCTGATTCCGTCGGCGGCGGCGCGGCTGTTGCCCGCGCTCGCTTCGTTGCGCGTGCAACAGCCGTCGTTGCGCTTCACGCTGAACGACATGCCGAACACCGCGTTGCTCGCCGCCGTGCGCGAGGGCGCGGTCGACTTCGGCATCGGCGTGCACGAACCGGATGCGCCCGCCACCGAGCGCGACGGCGACGCCGCGTTGCGCTACCAGGATCTGTTCGAGGATCAGATCGTCGTGGTGGTGCGGCGCGACGATCCGCTCGCTCAGAAAAAGAGCCTCGCGTGGGCGAAACTGGTGGGGCGCGATCTCGCCGCGTTCGTGCGCGGCAGCGTCAGCGAGGCGCTGCAACGCACGGGCGGCGCCGAGGGCCTGCAACTGAACGTCGCGTATCGCGTCGAGTACACCGAACCGCTGTACGAACTGGTGCGCAACCGTCTCGCGATCGCCGTGCTGCCGAGCCTCTACACCATGCATCTGCACGACGCCGAACTGATCGCGCTGCGCCTCGACAAACCGCGCGTGGCCCGCTCGATCGCCCTGGTCTCGCTCGACGGCGAAGATCGCGGTCCGCATGTGCGGGCGTGCCGCGAGTGGCTCGTCGCGCGGATCTGA
- a CDS encoding LysR family transcriptional regulator, which yields MPFDERMLNGMGVLTAIVDCGSFAAAGEALDMSQSGVSRSVARLEARLGIRLFDRTTRSVTLTDEGRRFYEQIVPLLGGLEEAAASATQGASAVRGRLRVNMDPFFSRLVLGPRLGGFIDKHPDLQLELITRDQLGDMVADGFDLAIRFGEPPLSTLIARKLLDTRILTVAAPSYLKKHGHPATPTDLETSRHVCIKFRDPLTGYPFSWEFHRGRKKIVLTPQGPLTVNDVGTLHSACVAGQGVAQILALGAESLLTSGKLVELFPDWGDEVYPLYALYPSRHHPPAKVRAFYEFVVSLTGGVKSAEAVA from the coding sequence ATGCCATTTGACGAGCGCATGCTGAACGGCATGGGCGTTCTGACGGCGATCGTCGATTGCGGCAGTTTTGCGGCAGCCGGCGAAGCACTCGACATGTCGCAATCCGGGGTAAGCCGCTCGGTCGCGCGGCTCGAAGCGCGGCTCGGTATCCGCCTGTTCGACCGCACGACCCGCTCGGTCACGCTGACCGACGAAGGCCGGCGCTTTTACGAACAGATCGTGCCGCTGCTCGGCGGCCTGGAAGAAGCGGCGGCCTCGGCCACCCAAGGCGCGAGCGCGGTACGCGGACGCCTGCGCGTGAACATGGACCCGTTCTTTTCGCGCCTCGTGCTCGGGCCGCGGCTCGGCGGATTCATCGACAAACATCCGGATCTGCAACTCGAACTGATCACCCGCGACCAACTCGGCGACATGGTCGCGGACGGCTTCGATCTCGCGATCCGCTTCGGCGAACCGCCGCTGTCGACGCTGATCGCGCGCAAGCTGCTCGACACCCGCATCCTGACAGTCGCCGCGCCTTCGTATCTGAAGAAGCACGGACATCCCGCCACGCCGACGGATCTCGAAACGTCGCGTCACGTCTGCATCAAGTTTCGCGATCCGCTCACCGGCTATCCGTTCAGCTGGGAGTTTCATCGTGGCCGCAAGAAGATCGTGCTGACACCGCAAGGCCCGTTGACCGTGAACGATGTGGGCACCTTGCATAGCGCGTGCGTCGCAGGCCAGGGCGTCGCGCAGATTCTCGCGCTCGGCGCGGAGTCGCTGCTGACGAGCGGCAAGCTTGTCGAGCTGTTTCCCGATTGGGGCGACGAGGTGTATCCACTGTATGCGCTGTATCCGTCGCGGCATCATCCGCCGGCGAAGGTGCGGGCGTTCTACGAATTCGTCGTGTCGCTGACGGGCGGCGTGAAGAGCGCCGAAGCGGTGGCCTGA
- a CDS encoding DHA2 family efflux MFS transporter permease subunit produces the protein MTKDSAQTALLWIVAAGFFMQSLDTTIVNTALPSIATSLHVAPLAMQPIIIAYTLTMAMLTPASGWLADRFGTRRVYFAAILVFVLGSVCCASAHTLGELVLARVLQGIGGSMLLPIGRLAVLRSVSSEQYVSALAFISIAGQLGPIAGPTLGGWFVQDMTWHWIFLINVPIGMIGLYAVQRYLPAHGETQAPPFDFVGCGLLSLCMIAFSLAIEAPFASHRAAWAAALFVLAAASALAYIPHARRRSNPLFKLALFGEPNFSVGLIGNLVCRIGSSAVPFLVPLLLQLQLGYSPLHSGLMMLPAALAGTVAKRWIAPLIRRYGYDTFLLVNTLIVGSSIVAFALISRGTPLVVEIAILAVFGAANSMQFAAMNSVTLKDLSHEDAGSGNSLFSMVQMLAIGLGVSIGGGLVNLFSAQWGSAALGFRLSFACVGVITLVSAWIFRQLDEAPLKPAMRAQPTHSAGR, from the coding sequence ATGACCAAGGATTCCGCTCAGACCGCCCTGCTGTGGATCGTCGCCGCCGGCTTCTTCATGCAGTCGCTCGATACGACGATCGTCAACACCGCGCTGCCTTCGATCGCGACCAGCCTGCACGTCGCGCCGCTCGCGATGCAGCCGATCATCATCGCGTACACGCTCACCATGGCCATGCTGACGCCCGCGTCCGGCTGGCTCGCCGACCGCTTCGGCACGCGCCGCGTGTATTTCGCGGCGATCCTCGTGTTCGTGCTCGGCTCGGTATGCTGCGCGAGCGCGCATACGCTCGGCGAACTGGTGCTCGCGCGGGTGCTGCAGGGCATCGGCGGCTCGATGCTGCTGCCGATCGGCCGGCTCGCGGTGTTGCGCAGCGTGTCGAGCGAACAGTACGTGTCGGCGCTCGCGTTCATCTCGATCGCGGGGCAGCTCGGGCCGATCGCCGGACCGACGCTCGGCGGCTGGTTCGTGCAGGACATGACATGGCACTGGATCTTCCTGATCAACGTGCCGATCGGCATGATCGGGCTGTACGCGGTGCAGCGTTATCTGCCCGCGCATGGCGAGACCCAGGCGCCGCCGTTCGACTTCGTCGGCTGCGGGCTGCTGTCGCTGTGCATGATCGCGTTCTCGCTGGCGATCGAAGCGCCGTTCGCGAGCCATCGGGCCGCCTGGGCCGCGGCGCTGTTCGTGCTCGCGGCAGCCAGCGCCCTCGCCTATATTCCGCATGCGCGGCGCCGTAGCAATCCGCTTTTCAAGCTGGCGCTGTTCGGCGAGCCGAATTTCAGCGTCGGCCTGATCGGCAACCTGGTGTGCCGGATCGGCTCCAGCGCCGTGCCGTTTCTCGTGCCGCTGCTGCTGCAACTGCAACTCGGCTATTCGCCGCTGCACTCCGGCCTGATGATGCTGCCCGCCGCGCTCGCCGGCACCGTCGCCAAGCGCTGGATCGCGCCGCTGATCCGCCGCTACGGTTACGACACCTTCCTGCTCGTCAATACGTTGATCGTCGGTTCGTCGATCGTTGCGTTCGCACTCATCTCGCGCGGCACGCCGCTCGTGGTCGAAATCGCCATCCTCGCGGTGTTCGGCGCGGCCAACTCCATGCAGTTCGCCGCCATGAACAGCGTCACGCTCAAGGACCTCTCGCACGAAGACGCGGGCAGCGGCAACAGCCTGTTTTCGATGGTGCAGATGCTCGCGATCGGCCTCGGCGTGTCGATCGGCGGCGGCCTCGTCAATCTGTTTTCCGCGCAGTGGGGGTCGGCCGCGCTCGGCTTCCGCCTGAGCTTCGCCTGCGTCGGCGTGATCACGCTGGTGTCCGCGTGGATCTTCCGGCAACTCGACGAAGCGCCGCTCAAGCCAGCCATGCGCGCGCAGCCGACGCATAGCGCGGGACGGTAA
- a CDS encoding NCS2 family permease: MNQVIDNPTSKPATPPLAAPAPRGWLERRFALAERKSSVRIETIAGITSFLAAAYLLVVIPSLLAAGGMDRGAATTATILVFVLSTLLMAFYANLPFLVGPGIGGSVIVGITLASEHVGWQTGLGIATVSGVLFLILTLIGARSLVMRLIPAQIKLGLGASIGLFIAVLGLRNAGMVVANAKTNALALGDFSRPGTLVALIGLGAAVLLQGRRVPGAILWAILIAAGAGVPLGVTHLPASLLSWPHSIAPIAFKLDLASALSVASIPYLFVFFAAEFFSTLGTTLAVGAKADLLDEHGNLPNINRPFLVDSIAATLGPVFGIPALTALVESAAGVEAGGRSGLSSLAAAAMFALMLLFVPLALAIPKEATAPALILIGLSMFSTIRHAHFDDFTDSLPVLSMVLLTLMSNSFGTGIAGGLLCYVLVKLLAGRFRDVPWGLYVLAVPLGYYFYTVVKPH; this comes from the coding sequence ATGAATCAAGTGATCGACAACCCCACCTCAAAGCCCGCGACGCCTCCGCTCGCGGCACCCGCGCCGCGCGGCTGGCTCGAACGGCGCTTCGCGCTCGCCGAGCGCAAGTCCAGCGTGCGGATCGAAACCATCGCCGGCATCACGTCGTTTCTGGCGGCGGCTTATCTGCTGGTGGTGATCCCGTCGCTGCTCGCGGCCGGCGGCATGGACCGCGGCGCGGCCACCACCGCGACGATTCTGGTGTTCGTGCTGAGCACGCTGTTGATGGCGTTCTACGCGAATCTGCCGTTCCTCGTCGGCCCTGGCATCGGCGGGTCGGTGATCGTCGGCATCACGCTCGCGAGCGAGCATGTCGGCTGGCAGACCGGGCTCGGTATCGCCACCGTGTCCGGCGTGCTGTTCCTGATCCTGACCCTGATCGGCGCGCGCAGTCTGGTGATGCGGTTGATTCCGGCGCAGATCAAGCTCGGCCTCGGCGCGTCGATCGGTCTGTTCATCGCGGTGCTCGGGCTGCGCAATGCGGGCATGGTGGTCGCGAATGCGAAGACCAACGCGCTCGCGCTCGGCGATTTCTCGCGTCCCGGCACGCTGGTCGCGCTGATCGGGCTCGGCGCGGCGGTGTTGCTGCAAGGCCGCCGCGTGCCCGGCGCGATCCTGTGGGCGATCCTGATCGCGGCGGGCGCCGGCGTGCCGCTCGGCGTCACGCATCTGCCCGCTTCGTTACTGTCGTGGCCGCACAGCATCGCGCCGATCGCATTCAAGCTCGACCTCGCGAGCGCGCTGAGCGTCGCATCGATTCCGTATCTGTTCGTATTTTTCGCGGCGGAATTTTTCTCGACGCTCGGCACCACGCTCGCGGTCGGCGCGAAGGCCGACCTGCTCGACGAGCACGGCAACCTGCCCAACATCAACCGGCCGTTCCTGGTCGACTCGATCGCGGCGACGCTCGGGCCGGTGTTCGGCATTCCGGCGCTGACCGCGCTGGTCGAATCGGCGGCGGGCGTCGAAGCCGGCGGCCGCAGCGGTCTCTCGTCGCTCGCGGCGGCGGCCATGTTCGCACTGATGCTGCTGTTCGTGCCGCTCGCGCTGGCGATTCCGAAAGAAGCGACCGCGCCCGCGCTGATCCTGATCGGCCTGTCGATGTTCAGCACGATCCGTCACGCGCATTTCGACGACTTCACCGACTCGCTGCCGGTGCTCTCGATGGTGCTGCTCACGCTGATGTCGAACAGCTTCGGCACCGGCATCGCCGGCGGCCTGCTGTGCTACGTGCTGGTGAAGCTGCTCGCGGGACGTTTCCGCGACGTGCCGTGGGGCCTGTATGTGCTCGCCGTACCGCTCGGCTATTACTTCTACACCGTGGTGAAACCGCATTGA
- the add gene encoding adenosine deaminase gives MKETLGNVPASRLGITLTDAHHAFFAALPKVELHCHLLGAVRHETFIALAEKSRAPISREEIDSFYTRGEKPVGVLRVLRALDEHLLTQADDLHRIAYEYLADAAAHQVRHSEFFWNPTGTVRVSKIPYADAQAAIVAAIRDAARDFGISARLIPSIDREADPDEAVALVEWMRAHRADEVAGLGIDYRENDRPPELFWKAYRDARNAGFKTTAHAGEFGMPWRNVETAVDLLHCDRIDHGYTIVDNPALAARCAERGIVFTVVPTNSYYLRTLAPDVWAERHPLRRMPELGLKIHPNTDDPTLHKVNPSEAWQLMFSHFGFGIAALRQFMLNGIDGAWVDETTRDAWRKTWATEFDQLAAALPESRRSE, from the coding sequence ATGAAAGAGACACTGGGCAACGTGCCCGCATCGCGCCTCGGCATCACGTTGACCGACGCGCATCACGCGTTCTTCGCCGCGCTGCCGAAGGTCGAGTTGCATTGCCATCTGCTGGGCGCGGTCCGTCACGAGACGTTCATCGCGCTCGCCGAAAAAAGCCGCGCGCCGATCAGCCGCGAGGAAATCGATTCGTTCTACACGCGTGGCGAAAAACCGGTCGGCGTGCTGCGTGTGCTGCGCGCGCTGGACGAACATCTGCTGACGCAGGCCGACGACCTGCATCGCATCGCCTACGAATATCTCGCCGATGCCGCCGCGCATCAGGTGCGTCATAGCGAATTCTTCTGGAACCCGACCGGCACGGTGCGCGTGTCGAAGATCCCGTATGCGGACGCGCAGGCGGCGATCGTCGCCGCGATTCGCGACGCGGCGCGCGATTTCGGCATCAGCGCGCGGCTGATCCCGAGCATCGACCGCGAAGCCGATCCGGACGAAGCCGTCGCGCTGGTCGAGTGGATGCGCGCGCATCGCGCCGACGAAGTGGCGGGTCTGGGCATCGACTACCGCGAGAACGACCGGCCGCCGGAGCTGTTCTGGAAAGCGTATCGTGACGCGCGCAACGCGGGCTTCAAGACCACCGCGCACGCGGGCGAGTTCGGCATGCCGTGGCGCAACGTGGAGACCGCCGTCGATCTGCTGCACTGCGACCGCATCGACCACGGCTATACGATCGTCGACAACCCGGCGCTCGCCGCGCGATGCGCGGAGCGCGGCATCGTGTTCACGGTGGTGCCGACCAATTCCTACTATCTGCGCACGCTCGCGCCGGACGTGTGGGCCGAACGGCATCCGTTGCGGCGCATGCCGGAGCTCGGCCTGAAGATCCATCCGAATACCGACGATCCGACGCTGCACAAGGTGAATCCGAGCGAAGCATGGCAACTGATGTTCAGCCACTTCGGCTTCGGCATCGCGGCGTTGCGGCAGTTCATGCTGAACGGGATCGACGGTGCGTGGGTCGACGAGACGACGCGTGACGCGTGGCGCAAGACATGGGCGACGGAGTTCGATCAGCTGGCGGCGGCATTGCCGGAGTCACGACGAAGCGAGTGA
- a CDS encoding LysR substrate-binding domain-containing protein has product MLNPIWLKTFATVAACHSFTEAGRRLDLTQSSVSEHIRRLEENVGRRLFVRDTHSLAMTPDGEAMLAHATVILQALARAESQFRAPRLKGRVRLGSSDDVALGPLPAVLAAFRDAHPDVELEITIGMTGKLYELLDAGEIDLLVGKRRIGDRRGVPLFTGRLEWLARPGTLVDLSQPLPLILVAEPSVTRAVVLDALAEAGIGWQLVCTSSSHSGCIAAARGGLGITVRPQYLAARGLAPPVNAAALPALPSVEFIALAARRLSRPAGTLMQLLHDSDLRGSWIGE; this is encoded by the coding sequence ATGCTCAATCCCATCTGGCTCAAGACCTTCGCGACCGTCGCGGCTTGCCACAGCTTCACCGAGGCGGGGCGGCGGCTCGATCTGACGCAGTCGAGCGTCAGCGAACACATCCGGCGGCTCGAGGAGAACGTCGGCCGGCGCCTGTTCGTGCGCGACACCCATTCCCTCGCGATGACACCCGACGGCGAAGCGATGCTCGCGCACGCCACCGTGATCCTGCAGGCGCTTGCACGCGCCGAATCGCAGTTCCGCGCGCCGCGCCTGAAGGGACGCGTGCGGCTCGGATCGTCGGACGACGTCGCGCTCGGGCCGCTGCCCGCCGTGCTGGCGGCGTTCCGCGACGCGCATCCGGACGTCGAACTGGAAATCACCATCGGTATGACCGGCAAGCTGTACGAGTTGCTGGACGCGGGCGAGATCGACCTGCTGGTGGGCAAGCGCCGCATCGGCGACCGGCGTGGCGTGCCGCTGTTCACCGGGCGGCTGGAATGGCTGGCACGGCCGGGCACGCTGGTCGATTTGAGTCAGCCGTTGCCGCTGATCCTGGTCGCCGAGCCGAGCGTGACGCGCGCGGTCGTGCTCGATGCGCTCGCCGAGGCGGGCATCGGCTGGCAACTGGTGTGCACGAGCAGCAGCCATTCGGGTTGTATCGCGGCGGCGCGCGGCGGTCTGGGCATCACCGTGCGGCCGCAGTATCTGGCCGCGCGCGGGCTCGCGCCGCCGGTGAATGCGGCGGCGTTGCCCGCGTTGCCGTCGGTGGAATTCATCGCGCTCGCGGCGCGGCGCTTGAGCCGGCCGGCGGGCACGTTGATGCAGCTTCTCCACGACAGCGATCTGCGCGGGTCGTGGATCGGCGAGTGA